From Penaeus monodon isolate SGIC_2016 chromosome 42, NSTDA_Pmon_1, whole genome shotgun sequence, one genomic window encodes:
- the LOC119599025 gene encoding ribosomal protein S6 kinase alpha-5-like isoform X1, whose translation MGVHRTLAEEPGGSLETLEEEEEEEDCLQRRLHHHGYPQRHHSPTGSTDSDVLNNNQVDSGKVNLTGKGRVDMAHFELLKVLGTGAYGKVFLVRKVSGRDAGKLYAMKVLKKATIVQKKKTTEHTKTERQVLEAVRQSPFLVTLHYAFQTDAKLHLILDYVSGGELFTHLYQRERFREEEVRLYIGEIILALEHLHKLGIIYRDIKLENILLDSDGHIVLTDFGLSKDFLPHDTEHRAYSFCGTIEYMAPEVVRGGSHGHDQAVDWWSVGVLTYELLTGASPFTVEGEKNNQQEISRRILKTQPPLPSELSSEVRDFISRLLVKDPRQRLGGGPRDAEELKEHKFFKTINWDDLAKKKVPAPFVPRISNELDVSNFSEEFTAMVPQDSPAIVPPDVDKMFNGYSYVAPSVIFTENVVSDSLFKMSPDRRPDTNNLMACSFKDSAFFQHYELDLREGILGDGSFSVCRRCIQKSTGRAFAVKIVSRRLDCQQEINLLRACQGHSNIVTFHEVFYDEAHTYIVMELLEGGELLQRIRKHERFTEAQASVIMQSLVSAVHYMHTKGVVHRDLKPENLLFKSSSEDSEIKVVDFGFARMKPEKDGCMKTPCFTLHYAAPEVLRQAVQQGAAGYDETCDWWSLGVILYTMLSGRAPFQSRSKDDTSASIIARIKGGSFDMSGPEWLTVSTQAKKLIKGLLTVDASKRLTINELLQDEWLQGGPPSVFSATPLMTPTILSARPTLKGPVSAEAGVKQTFHAFHMATREGFRLLDVSNARLAQRRKNKKSSTDARSHSSTSSLSSTSSASSLTSTRTPSKSDRCSSSLGATPKKEESIFDFGEARVKAYLSSIESPSEPTFPATPSIALTLPSPRLKGSSKGSSLGSFDLSRGDKSSEPQSKSETSIGPSPEVCSPNSMVSYRKEEQCLASQKQCDVSETRREDVSRTKCPGNTLKPSLCLGGEFSGPQTRSRKRKLEKICDAEVTVVKHVFKGRNTRSKRFDTIVIDD comes from the exons TTAACCTCACGGGAAAAGGGAGAGTGGACATGGCCCATTTCGAATTGCTCAAGGTTCTAGGCACAGGGG CATATGGAAAAGTGTTCCTGGTGCGGAAGGTTTCAGGAAGAGATGCAGGGAAACTTTATGCAATGAAGGTGCTAAAGAAAGCCACTATTGTGCAAAAGAAGAAGACCACAGAACACACCAAGACAGAACGCCAAGTCCTGGAGGCAGTCCGTCAGAGCCCTTTCCTTGTCACCCTTCACTATGCCTTCCAAACCGATGCCAAGCTTCATCTCATTCTAG ATTATGTAAGTGGCGGAGAACTCTTCACACACCTCTATCAGCGGGAAAGATTTCGCGAAGAAGAGGTTCGGCTTTACATTGGAGAGATCATCCTTGCCCTTGAGCACCTGCACAAA CTGGGCATAATATACCGTGATATCAAGTTGGAAAATATCCTCCTAGACTCAGATGGGCATATAGTACTGACGGATTTCGGCCTCAGCAAAGACTTCCTTCCCCATGACACAGAGCACAGAGCCTACTCTTTCTGTGGTACGATTGAGTACATGGCACCTGAGGTGGTGCGTGGGGGCTCACATGGCCATGATCAG gcGGTAGACTGGTGGAGCGTTGGTGTATTAACGTATGAATTGTTAACGGGAGCTTCACCATTTAccgtggaaggagagaaaaataaccaACAGGAGATTTCAAG ACGAATCTTGAAGACCCAGCCCCCACTACCAAGTGAACTGTCATCTGAGGTTCGTGATTTTATCTCCCGGCTTCTTGTGAAAGACCCTCGTCAGCGGCTAGGAGGTGGTCCAAGGGATGCTGAAGAGCTGAAGGAACATAAATTTTTCAAG ACCATAAACTGGGATGACCTGGCCAAGAAGAAAGTCCCAGCTCCCTTTGTTCCTCGTATCAGCAATGAACTTGATGTCAGTAATTTCTCAGAGGAGTTTACAGCTATGGTTCCTCAAGATTCCCCTGCCATAGTTCCTCCAGATGTGGATAAAATGTTCAAT GGCTACTCATATGTAGCACCTTCAGTCATCTTTACTGAAAATGTTGTTAGTGATTCTCTCTTCAAGATGTCTCCAGACAGAAGACCAGACACAAATAATCTAATGGCTTGTAGCTTCAAG gATTCTGCATTTTTCCAGCATTATGAGTTAGATCTACGAGAAGGCATACTAGGTGATGGTAGTTTTAGTGTGTGTCGTAGATGTATCCAAAAATCTACAGGCCGTGCCTTTGCTGTGAAAATTGTGTCGCGCAGGTTAGATTGTCAACAGGAAATTAATTTACTACGTGCTTGTCAAGGACATTCCAATATAGTTACCTTCCATGAAGTCTTTTATGATGAA GCGCACACGTACATTGTTATGGAACTTCTTGAGGGAGGTGAACTTCTTCAGAGGATCAGAAAACACGAAAGATTCACAGAAGCACAAGCATCAGTCATCATGCAGAGTCTAGTGTCTGCTGTCCATTATATGCATACAAAAGGTGTTGTACATAGAGACCTGAAGCCAGAG AATCTCCTTTTCAAAAGTTCCTCGGAAGACTCAGAAATCAAGGTTGTGGACTTTGGCTTTGCCCGCATGAAGCCAGAAAAAGATGGATGTATGAAGACCCCATGTTTCACTCTTCACTATGCAGCTCCTGAAGTTTTGCGACAAGCAGTTCAGCAGGGTGCTGCGGGTTATGATGAAACTTGTGATTGGTGGAGTTTAGGTGTTATTTTG TATACCATGTTGTCTGGTAGAGCCCCATTTCAGTCAAGAAGTAAAGACGACACCTCAGCATCTATTATTGCTCGCATAAAAGGTGGAAGTTTTGACATGTCTGGACCAGAGTGGCTAACTGTGTCAACCCAGGCAAAGAAACTTATTAAAG GATTGTTGACGGTAGATGCCTCAAAACGTCTGACCATCAATGAACTGTTGCAAGATGAGTGGTTACAAGGTGGCCCGCCTTCTGTGTTCTCGGCCACGCCACTCATGACCCCTACCATTCTCAGTGCAAGGCCGACCCTCAAAGGACCAGTGTCAGCGGAGGCAGGGGTCAAACAAACCTTTCATGCATTCCATATGGCCACCAGAGAAGGCTTTCGTTTGTTA gATGTCAGCAATGCACGATTGGCCCAGCGCCGGAAAAACAAAAAGTCATCTACTGACGCCCGGAGCCATTCTTctacctcatccctctcctctacctcatcAGCGTCTTCCCTCACTTCTACTCGTACACCTAGTAAATCAGACCGTTGTAGTTCCTCACTAGGTGCGACTCCAAAGAAGGAGGAGAGCATATTTGACTTTGGGGAAGCAAGAGTCAAGGCATATTTGTCAAGCATAGAGTCACCATCGGAACCTACCTTCCCTGCCACGCCCAGCATAGCTCTTACATTGCCAAGCCCACGGTTAAAAGGCAGTTCTAAAGGTAGTTCCCTTGGTTCGTTTGACTTATCAAGAGGAGACAAATCAAGTGAACCACAGTCAAAATCAGAAACTTCCATAGGTCCGTCTCCGGAAGTCTGCTCCCCTAACAGTATGGTGTCTTATAGGAAGGAAGAACAGTGCCTTGCATCTCAAAAACAGTGTGATGTCAGTGAGACCCGGAGAGAAGATGTCTCAAGGACCAAGTGTCCTGGAAATACACTCAAGCCCTCCCTGTGCCTAGGTGGTGAGTTCTCTGGCCCACAGACTCGATCACGGAAAAGAAAGCTAGAAAAAATCTGTGATGCTGAAGTGACTGTAGTTAAACACGTGTTCAAAGGTAGAAACACTCGTAGTAAGAGATTTGATACTATAGTAATAGATGATTGA
- the LOC119599025 gene encoding ribosomal protein S6 kinase alpha-5-like isoform X2, which translates to MEPSTSTNPNPKDGDVIYHELRNVNLTGKGRVDMAHFELLKVLGTGAYGKVFLVRKVSGRDAGKLYAMKVLKKATIVQKKKTTEHTKTERQVLEAVRQSPFLVTLHYAFQTDAKLHLILDYVSGGELFTHLYQRERFREEEVRLYIGEIILALEHLHKLGIIYRDIKLENILLDSDGHIVLTDFGLSKDFLPHDTEHRAYSFCGTIEYMAPEVVRGGSHGHDQAVDWWSVGVLTYELLTGASPFTVEGEKNNQQEISRRILKTQPPLPSELSSEVRDFISRLLVKDPRQRLGGGPRDAEELKEHKFFKTINWDDLAKKKVPAPFVPRISNELDVSNFSEEFTAMVPQDSPAIVPPDVDKMFNGYSYVAPSVIFTENVVSDSLFKMSPDRRPDTNNLMACSFKDSAFFQHYELDLREGILGDGSFSVCRRCIQKSTGRAFAVKIVSRRLDCQQEINLLRACQGHSNIVTFHEVFYDEAHTYIVMELLEGGELLQRIRKHERFTEAQASVIMQSLVSAVHYMHTKGVVHRDLKPENLLFKSSSEDSEIKVVDFGFARMKPEKDGCMKTPCFTLHYAAPEVLRQAVQQGAAGYDETCDWWSLGVILYTMLSGRAPFQSRSKDDTSASIIARIKGGSFDMSGPEWLTVSTQAKKLIKGLLTVDASKRLTINELLQDEWLQGGPPSVFSATPLMTPTILSARPTLKGPVSAEAGVKQTFHAFHMATREGFRLLDVSNARLAQRRKNKKSSTDARSHSSTSSLSSTSSASSLTSTRTPSKSDRCSSSLGATPKKEESIFDFGEARVKAYLSSIESPSEPTFPATPSIALTLPSPRLKGSSKGSSLGSFDLSRGDKSSEPQSKSETSIGPSPEVCSPNSMVSYRKEEQCLASQKQCDVSETRREDVSRTKCPGNTLKPSLCLGGEFSGPQTRSRKRKLEKICDAEVTVVKHVFKGRNTRSKRFDTIVIDD; encoded by the exons TTAACCTCACGGGAAAAGGGAGAGTGGACATGGCCCATTTCGAATTGCTCAAGGTTCTAGGCACAGGGG CATATGGAAAAGTGTTCCTGGTGCGGAAGGTTTCAGGAAGAGATGCAGGGAAACTTTATGCAATGAAGGTGCTAAAGAAAGCCACTATTGTGCAAAAGAAGAAGACCACAGAACACACCAAGACAGAACGCCAAGTCCTGGAGGCAGTCCGTCAGAGCCCTTTCCTTGTCACCCTTCACTATGCCTTCCAAACCGATGCCAAGCTTCATCTCATTCTAG ATTATGTAAGTGGCGGAGAACTCTTCACACACCTCTATCAGCGGGAAAGATTTCGCGAAGAAGAGGTTCGGCTTTACATTGGAGAGATCATCCTTGCCCTTGAGCACCTGCACAAA CTGGGCATAATATACCGTGATATCAAGTTGGAAAATATCCTCCTAGACTCAGATGGGCATATAGTACTGACGGATTTCGGCCTCAGCAAAGACTTCCTTCCCCATGACACAGAGCACAGAGCCTACTCTTTCTGTGGTACGATTGAGTACATGGCACCTGAGGTGGTGCGTGGGGGCTCACATGGCCATGATCAG gcGGTAGACTGGTGGAGCGTTGGTGTATTAACGTATGAATTGTTAACGGGAGCTTCACCATTTAccgtggaaggagagaaaaataaccaACAGGAGATTTCAAG ACGAATCTTGAAGACCCAGCCCCCACTACCAAGTGAACTGTCATCTGAGGTTCGTGATTTTATCTCCCGGCTTCTTGTGAAAGACCCTCGTCAGCGGCTAGGAGGTGGTCCAAGGGATGCTGAAGAGCTGAAGGAACATAAATTTTTCAAG ACCATAAACTGGGATGACCTGGCCAAGAAGAAAGTCCCAGCTCCCTTTGTTCCTCGTATCAGCAATGAACTTGATGTCAGTAATTTCTCAGAGGAGTTTACAGCTATGGTTCCTCAAGATTCCCCTGCCATAGTTCCTCCAGATGTGGATAAAATGTTCAAT GGCTACTCATATGTAGCACCTTCAGTCATCTTTACTGAAAATGTTGTTAGTGATTCTCTCTTCAAGATGTCTCCAGACAGAAGACCAGACACAAATAATCTAATGGCTTGTAGCTTCAAG gATTCTGCATTTTTCCAGCATTATGAGTTAGATCTACGAGAAGGCATACTAGGTGATGGTAGTTTTAGTGTGTGTCGTAGATGTATCCAAAAATCTACAGGCCGTGCCTTTGCTGTGAAAATTGTGTCGCGCAGGTTAGATTGTCAACAGGAAATTAATTTACTACGTGCTTGTCAAGGACATTCCAATATAGTTACCTTCCATGAAGTCTTTTATGATGAA GCGCACACGTACATTGTTATGGAACTTCTTGAGGGAGGTGAACTTCTTCAGAGGATCAGAAAACACGAAAGATTCACAGAAGCACAAGCATCAGTCATCATGCAGAGTCTAGTGTCTGCTGTCCATTATATGCATACAAAAGGTGTTGTACATAGAGACCTGAAGCCAGAG AATCTCCTTTTCAAAAGTTCCTCGGAAGACTCAGAAATCAAGGTTGTGGACTTTGGCTTTGCCCGCATGAAGCCAGAAAAAGATGGATGTATGAAGACCCCATGTTTCACTCTTCACTATGCAGCTCCTGAAGTTTTGCGACAAGCAGTTCAGCAGGGTGCTGCGGGTTATGATGAAACTTGTGATTGGTGGAGTTTAGGTGTTATTTTG TATACCATGTTGTCTGGTAGAGCCCCATTTCAGTCAAGAAGTAAAGACGACACCTCAGCATCTATTATTGCTCGCATAAAAGGTGGAAGTTTTGACATGTCTGGACCAGAGTGGCTAACTGTGTCAACCCAGGCAAAGAAACTTATTAAAG GATTGTTGACGGTAGATGCCTCAAAACGTCTGACCATCAATGAACTGTTGCAAGATGAGTGGTTACAAGGTGGCCCGCCTTCTGTGTTCTCGGCCACGCCACTCATGACCCCTACCATTCTCAGTGCAAGGCCGACCCTCAAAGGACCAGTGTCAGCGGAGGCAGGGGTCAAACAAACCTTTCATGCATTCCATATGGCCACCAGAGAAGGCTTTCGTTTGTTA gATGTCAGCAATGCACGATTGGCCCAGCGCCGGAAAAACAAAAAGTCATCTACTGACGCCCGGAGCCATTCTTctacctcatccctctcctctacctcatcAGCGTCTTCCCTCACTTCTACTCGTACACCTAGTAAATCAGACCGTTGTAGTTCCTCACTAGGTGCGACTCCAAAGAAGGAGGAGAGCATATTTGACTTTGGGGAAGCAAGAGTCAAGGCATATTTGTCAAGCATAGAGTCACCATCGGAACCTACCTTCCCTGCCACGCCCAGCATAGCTCTTACATTGCCAAGCCCACGGTTAAAAGGCAGTTCTAAAGGTAGTTCCCTTGGTTCGTTTGACTTATCAAGAGGAGACAAATCAAGTGAACCACAGTCAAAATCAGAAACTTCCATAGGTCCGTCTCCGGAAGTCTGCTCCCCTAACAGTATGGTGTCTTATAGGAAGGAAGAACAGTGCCTTGCATCTCAAAAACAGTGTGATGTCAGTGAGACCCGGAGAGAAGATGTCTCAAGGACCAAGTGTCCTGGAAATACACTCAAGCCCTCCCTGTGCCTAGGTGGTGAGTTCTCTGGCCCACAGACTCGATCACGGAAAAGAAAGCTAGAAAAAATCTGTGATGCTGAAGTGACTGTAGTTAAACACGTGTTCAAAGGTAGAAACACTCGTAGTAAGAGATTTGATACTATAGTAATAGATGATTGA
- the LOC119599025 gene encoding ribosomal protein S6 kinase alpha-5-like isoform X3: MAHFELLKVLGTGAYGKVFLVRKVSGRDAGKLYAMKVLKKATIVQKKKTTEHTKTERQVLEAVRQSPFLVTLHYAFQTDAKLHLILDYVSGGELFTHLYQRERFREEEVRLYIGEIILALEHLHKLGIIYRDIKLENILLDSDGHIVLTDFGLSKDFLPHDTEHRAYSFCGTIEYMAPEVVRGGSHGHDQAVDWWSVGVLTYELLTGASPFTVEGEKNNQQEISRRILKTQPPLPSELSSEVRDFISRLLVKDPRQRLGGGPRDAEELKEHKFFKTINWDDLAKKKVPAPFVPRISNELDVSNFSEEFTAMVPQDSPAIVPPDVDKMFNGYSYVAPSVIFTENVVSDSLFKMSPDRRPDTNNLMACSFKDSAFFQHYELDLREGILGDGSFSVCRRCIQKSTGRAFAVKIVSRRLDCQQEINLLRACQGHSNIVTFHEVFYDEAHTYIVMELLEGGELLQRIRKHERFTEAQASVIMQSLVSAVHYMHTKGVVHRDLKPENLLFKSSSEDSEIKVVDFGFARMKPEKDGCMKTPCFTLHYAAPEVLRQAVQQGAAGYDETCDWWSLGVILYTMLSGRAPFQSRSKDDTSASIIARIKGGSFDMSGPEWLTVSTQAKKLIKGLLTVDASKRLTINELLQDEWLQGGPPSVFSATPLMTPTILSARPTLKGPVSAEAGVKQTFHAFHMATREGFRLLDVSNARLAQRRKNKKSSTDARSHSSTSSLSSTSSASSLTSTRTPSKSDRCSSSLGATPKKEESIFDFGEARVKAYLSSIESPSEPTFPATPSIALTLPSPRLKGSSKGSSLGSFDLSRGDKSSEPQSKSETSIGPSPEVCSPNSMVSYRKEEQCLASQKQCDVSETRREDVSRTKCPGNTLKPSLCLGGEFSGPQTRSRKRKLEKICDAEVTVVKHVFKGRNTRSKRFDTIVIDD, from the exons ATGGCCCATTTCGAATTGCTCAAGGTTCTAGGCACAGGGG CATATGGAAAAGTGTTCCTGGTGCGGAAGGTTTCAGGAAGAGATGCAGGGAAACTTTATGCAATGAAGGTGCTAAAGAAAGCCACTATTGTGCAAAAGAAGAAGACCACAGAACACACCAAGACAGAACGCCAAGTCCTGGAGGCAGTCCGTCAGAGCCCTTTCCTTGTCACCCTTCACTATGCCTTCCAAACCGATGCCAAGCTTCATCTCATTCTAG ATTATGTAAGTGGCGGAGAACTCTTCACACACCTCTATCAGCGGGAAAGATTTCGCGAAGAAGAGGTTCGGCTTTACATTGGAGAGATCATCCTTGCCCTTGAGCACCTGCACAAA CTGGGCATAATATACCGTGATATCAAGTTGGAAAATATCCTCCTAGACTCAGATGGGCATATAGTACTGACGGATTTCGGCCTCAGCAAAGACTTCCTTCCCCATGACACAGAGCACAGAGCCTACTCTTTCTGTGGTACGATTGAGTACATGGCACCTGAGGTGGTGCGTGGGGGCTCACATGGCCATGATCAG gcGGTAGACTGGTGGAGCGTTGGTGTATTAACGTATGAATTGTTAACGGGAGCTTCACCATTTAccgtggaaggagagaaaaataaccaACAGGAGATTTCAAG ACGAATCTTGAAGACCCAGCCCCCACTACCAAGTGAACTGTCATCTGAGGTTCGTGATTTTATCTCCCGGCTTCTTGTGAAAGACCCTCGTCAGCGGCTAGGAGGTGGTCCAAGGGATGCTGAAGAGCTGAAGGAACATAAATTTTTCAAG ACCATAAACTGGGATGACCTGGCCAAGAAGAAAGTCCCAGCTCCCTTTGTTCCTCGTATCAGCAATGAACTTGATGTCAGTAATTTCTCAGAGGAGTTTACAGCTATGGTTCCTCAAGATTCCCCTGCCATAGTTCCTCCAGATGTGGATAAAATGTTCAAT GGCTACTCATATGTAGCACCTTCAGTCATCTTTACTGAAAATGTTGTTAGTGATTCTCTCTTCAAGATGTCTCCAGACAGAAGACCAGACACAAATAATCTAATGGCTTGTAGCTTCAAG gATTCTGCATTTTTCCAGCATTATGAGTTAGATCTACGAGAAGGCATACTAGGTGATGGTAGTTTTAGTGTGTGTCGTAGATGTATCCAAAAATCTACAGGCCGTGCCTTTGCTGTGAAAATTGTGTCGCGCAGGTTAGATTGTCAACAGGAAATTAATTTACTACGTGCTTGTCAAGGACATTCCAATATAGTTACCTTCCATGAAGTCTTTTATGATGAA GCGCACACGTACATTGTTATGGAACTTCTTGAGGGAGGTGAACTTCTTCAGAGGATCAGAAAACACGAAAGATTCACAGAAGCACAAGCATCAGTCATCATGCAGAGTCTAGTGTCTGCTGTCCATTATATGCATACAAAAGGTGTTGTACATAGAGACCTGAAGCCAGAG AATCTCCTTTTCAAAAGTTCCTCGGAAGACTCAGAAATCAAGGTTGTGGACTTTGGCTTTGCCCGCATGAAGCCAGAAAAAGATGGATGTATGAAGACCCCATGTTTCACTCTTCACTATGCAGCTCCTGAAGTTTTGCGACAAGCAGTTCAGCAGGGTGCTGCGGGTTATGATGAAACTTGTGATTGGTGGAGTTTAGGTGTTATTTTG TATACCATGTTGTCTGGTAGAGCCCCATTTCAGTCAAGAAGTAAAGACGACACCTCAGCATCTATTATTGCTCGCATAAAAGGTGGAAGTTTTGACATGTCTGGACCAGAGTGGCTAACTGTGTCAACCCAGGCAAAGAAACTTATTAAAG GATTGTTGACGGTAGATGCCTCAAAACGTCTGACCATCAATGAACTGTTGCAAGATGAGTGGTTACAAGGTGGCCCGCCTTCTGTGTTCTCGGCCACGCCACTCATGACCCCTACCATTCTCAGTGCAAGGCCGACCCTCAAAGGACCAGTGTCAGCGGAGGCAGGGGTCAAACAAACCTTTCATGCATTCCATATGGCCACCAGAGAAGGCTTTCGTTTGTTA gATGTCAGCAATGCACGATTGGCCCAGCGCCGGAAAAACAAAAAGTCATCTACTGACGCCCGGAGCCATTCTTctacctcatccctctcctctacctcatcAGCGTCTTCCCTCACTTCTACTCGTACACCTAGTAAATCAGACCGTTGTAGTTCCTCACTAGGTGCGACTCCAAAGAAGGAGGAGAGCATATTTGACTTTGGGGAAGCAAGAGTCAAGGCATATTTGTCAAGCATAGAGTCACCATCGGAACCTACCTTCCCTGCCACGCCCAGCATAGCTCTTACATTGCCAAGCCCACGGTTAAAAGGCAGTTCTAAAGGTAGTTCCCTTGGTTCGTTTGACTTATCAAGAGGAGACAAATCAAGTGAACCACAGTCAAAATCAGAAACTTCCATAGGTCCGTCTCCGGAAGTCTGCTCCCCTAACAGTATGGTGTCTTATAGGAAGGAAGAACAGTGCCTTGCATCTCAAAAACAGTGTGATGTCAGTGAGACCCGGAGAGAAGATGTCTCAAGGACCAAGTGTCCTGGAAATACACTCAAGCCCTCCCTGTGCCTAGGTGGTGAGTTCTCTGGCCCACAGACTCGATCACGGAAAAGAAAGCTAGAAAAAATCTGTGATGCTGAAGTGACTGTAGTTAAACACGTGTTCAAAGGTAGAAACACTCGTAGTAAGAGATTTGATACTATAGTAATAGATGATTGA